The stretch of DNA GCCCAGCTTCCCGTACCTGGGATACGCGTGGGACGGCCGCAACAGCCGCCACGTGGATCCGGGCGAGGACGGCTGCAACGGCGGCACCTGCACGGTGAACTGACACAACCTCGTGGGCCGCGGCGGGCGCTCGTCCTGCGCGCGGCCCCGAACCTACCTAGTGAGGACGAAAATGAAACGGTTCTTCGCTCCTGTGGTGTTCAGCCTGCTGGTTTCGCTCGTGGGGACTGCACAGCAGGTTTCCATCTCCGATGCACGCACGCCCGCGGAACTGCGCATTGCAGCGGCAGAACGCGTCATCGCCGCCAAACCGGGCAGCTATGAAGCCTACAACGACCTTGCCCTGGGGTGGGCGCGGCGGGCGCGCGAGACTTCCGACACCGCGTTCTATGCCAAAGCCGGGGAGGCGGTACGTAAATCGCTCGAGCTGATGCCGGGCAACTTCGAAGCGCAGAAGCTCGAGGTCTGGTTGCTGCTGGGGGGACACGAGTTCGCGCAGGCGCTGGAGAAGGCCAAAGCACTGAACCAGCAGGTGCCCGACGACCTCCAGGTGTACGGCTTTCTGACCGATGCCAACACCGAACTGGGTAACTACCAGGACGCGATCGACGCGGCGCAGTGGATGCTGAACCTGCGGCCGGGCAACGTGCCCGGACTGACGCGCGCCGCTTACCTGCGCGAACTGAGCGGCGACGTGGAAGGCGCGCTGGAACTGATGGAGATGGCGCTACAGAGCACGCCTCCGAACGAGAGCGAAGACCTGGCGTGGACCCGCACGCAGATGGGCCATCTCGAACTGATGCGAGGGAACCCAGCGGGTGCGGAAGCGCATCTCATGGAGGCTCTGGGGCTGTTTCCCGGCTATCACTACGCGCTGGCGAATCTAGGCCGTGTGCGCGCGGCACAGGGCAGGCGGGGCGAGGCCGTCGATCTGCTGCGCCGCAGGTACGAAGCTGCGCCGCACGCGGAGAACCTGTACGACCTGGCCGAGGCGCTGGAACGAGCCGGCCGCCAGTCCGAAGCGCGCCGGGCGTTCGCGGAATTCGAAGCCAAGGCGCTAAAGGAGAGTGAGAAGTGGGACAACGCCAACCGCGAACTCGTCTTCTATTATGCCGACCACGCTCGGAAGGCTGCGGAGGCGCTCAAGATCGCCGCATGGGAATCTTCGCGCCGGCATGACGTTCATACGCTCGATGCCTACGCCTGGGCGCTCTACCGGAACGGCCGTTATGCGGAGGCGAGCAAGCAGATGCGGAAGGCGCTGGAGGTGGGAGTCCGCGAACTGCGCCTCTTCCAGCATGCCGCGAGCATTGCGCGGGCAGCCGGGCATCGTGCTGAGGCACTGGAGTATCTGCGGCAGGCGCAGGAACTCGATCCGGCGCAGGGCGCGATGCGAGCTAGCTCGGGCCGCTAAAACCTGACGTCGGCGGGCTGGCGCTCGGCCGTGGTGGCTACCTCGAAGAAGGCGCGCGTCTGGAACTGGAACAGTCCGGCCACCAGATTCGTGGGGAAGCTCTGGACGGCGGTGTTCAGGTCCCGGACCACGGCGTTGTAATAGCGGCGCGCGTTCTGCAGGGCGTCCTCGACTTCGCTGAGCGAATGCTGCAGCGACAGGAAGTTGTCCGAGGCGCGCAGTTGCGGATAGCCTTCGGCCACGGCGAACAGGCCACGCAGGGCGGCCGTGAGCTGGCCCTCCGCGACCGAGCGCTGCGCCGGCCCCTGCGCTTCCATGGCTTGCGTGCGCAGGCGGGTGACGTTTTCGAACGTCGTGGACTCGTGGGTGGCGTAACCCTTGACCACGGAAACCAGGTTGGGAATCAGGTCGTGGCGGCGCTTGAGCTGCACGTCGATATCGGCCCAGGCGGAATCGGTGCGCACGCTGAACTTGACCAACCGGTTGTAGACGGCAGCCACCATCACCAGCAGCACCACCACCGACATTCCGAAGACCACCAGCAACGTCATCCCGCCTCCCGCGATAGCGGCGGAAAGTATCACAGCGTGGCGGGGCGCGCAATGCCGCGTAAATCAGCCCCGGAATCGTGATAAAAAGTAAAGATGCCTTCGAGCTTCTCCTACCGCGAGCTGCTGCCCGCGCTGATTTCAGCCGGCGGCTTGCTGCTGGCGCTTTGGCTGCTGCTGTGGCTGGCAGGGCGTGGTGTGCGTCGCTGGGCGCTGGCCATGGGCAGGGAAGGCGCGGCCAATCTGGCAGAGATCCGGCAGTGGGAAAAGCAACTGAACAAGGTGCTGCGGCGGACGATCGGGGCGGTGGCCGGGGTAGCCACCCTCATGATCCTGTTGCGCGGTTCTGGCCTGCATGGATTGAAGCGCCTGGACTGGGGTGACGTTGAGGGTTGGGCGCTGGGGCCGGGGCTGCGTATCCTCATGATCGTGGTGGGGGCCTACGCGTTGAACCGCGTGGTGCGCCTTTCGATGGGCCACCTGCCCGGACTCATGGTGCCCGCCGAGGGTCCGCGAACGGCGATTGTGGAGCGCGAGAAGCGCGCCCATACGGTGAGCCGCCTGCTGGGCAAGCTGGTCACGGTGCTGGTGATGAGCCTGGCCGGACTCATGGTGCTGCGCGAATTGGGGGTGGATATTGTGCCCATCCTCACGGGCGCGGGCATCGCCGGCCTGGCAGTAGGCTTTGGGGCGCAGCACTTGGTGCGCGACATCATCTCCGGCTTCTTCATCATCCTGGAGAACCAGATCCGGGTCGGCGACATCGTGAACATCAACGGCAAGGGCGGGCTGGTAGAAGCCATCCGCCTGCGCACCACAGTAATCCGTGGCTTCGACGGCACGGTGCACATCTTCCCCAACGGCGCCATCACCGAGGTCTCCAACCTCACCAAGGACTACTCGTATTACGTGATCGACATGGGCGTGGCTTACAAGGAGAACGTCGACCGGGTGATGCAGGTGTTGCGCGAGGTCGGCGACCAGATGCAGAAAGACCCGGCGTTCGGGGAGAAGATCCTTGCCCCGCTCGATGTGGTGGGCGTGGATGAGTTCGCTGACTCCGCCGTGGTGATCAAGATGCGCATCAAGACCCTGCCGCTGGAGCAGTGGAACGTAGGCCGAGAGTTGCGCCGCCGCATCAAGAACACGTTCGACCAGCAGGGCATCGAGATCCCCTACCCGCACGTGTCGGTGTATTTCGGCGAGGCCAGCCGTCCCTTTTCTGTGGACATGGCCGAGAGGATGCGCGACTTCGAGGCACAAGAGCATCCCGCCAGCAAGCGCGCCGACTGAAGCGGCCGCAGCCGGGTTGCTGGATCCCTGCCCGCGCCGTTGACTTTCCGGAAGCGCGCGACCTAGAATCTGCCTCATTCCTTAGCCCCTCACTCCGTCGTCGAGCTTCGGAACTGAGAGTGAGCGCTCGGAGGGGCCGACGTGACGAGAGTTCTTGGGCGTGATCGTTGTTCACCTTTCCGCCCGCCACTACATAGCCGCTACATCTCTGCGGTATTCATCTGCTGCGTTTCCATCAGGAGGTTCCAATGAAGAGACTTCTAGGCCTTGTGGTCGTTGTGTTCTTGGCGGTACCGATGCTCGCCCAGGAAAGCAAGGCGGGCGAGAAGGAGAAAGGCAAGGCGACCGAGAAGAAGACCGAAACCCCGGTCGCGCTTAAGCGCTGGCAGGGCAAACTGCTTCGCATCAACAAGGAGAAGTCCACCCTCGACGTTCGCGGCGGGCAAACCCTGCGGGATGACTTCGAGAAGACCATCCATTACGACAGTTCGACCCGGTGGACCAAGGGCGACAAGGATGCGGAACAGAGCGAGTTCACCGAAGGTTCGTTCGTAATCGTCGTGGGCAAGGCCGATGACAAGGGGAATTTCCACGCCGAGCGAATCGACCTGAGGCCGCCGCGATAGGTCCGGTTGCGTCTGGCCGCCAAGCAGGGCGGCCAGGGCCAGCAGGAATGCTCCATGACGCGCCGGGACCAGCGTCGGCGAGGCGGGGGTTGGACATCCGCTCGTGTATTGGTGTGCGTGCTGGCGTCTCTCGTATGCGCGCCCGGGACGGCACACGCTCGGCAAAACGCATCCCAACCTCCGGTCCCACCTCAGAGGGCTGAGCAAGAGCAGGCGGCAACCGCCCACAGTGCGACCCATGCAAGACACGTCTGGCTAGGCGAGGACGGCAAGCCCCTGCCGTTTGCCAGCGACGAGGAGATCCTGGAATTCCTCCGCACGGCCCAGGTTGTTTCCATGCAGGACATTCCAGGGGGAGTCACTAACCCCAAAAAGGTGTTGCTGGAAAAGGATGGGGTCCGCGCCCACGCTATCTTCCGCGAGGTGAACCAGCAAAGTCCCAAGATGAAGCTGGCGTCGGGGCAGATCGAGCTGATGTTCCGCGACAGCTACCTGTTCGAGCCGGCAGCCTATCAGTTGAGCCTGCTTCTGGGACTGGACAACGTCCCTCCGGCGGAGGTGCGCAAGCTGGGACGCAGCGATGGCTCATTGCAGATGTGGGTCGAGAATGCACGCGAAAGGACCGTGTTGCGGCAGCAGAGTGCGAGACCGCCCGACGAAGCTCGCTGGAATCAATATCTGCACGTCATGCATGTGTGGGACAACCTGGTCTACAACACCGACCGGAACGACGGCAACATGCTCATCGACGCGGATTGGAAGCTGTGGATGGTCGACCACACCCGGGCATTCCGTCAGCACAAGAACCTGCAGAACCCCAAGCTGATCATCCAGTACGACCGCACACTATGGGAGAAGCTGCGCACCCTGGATCCCGACGTCGTCCGTCAGCGCCTGGCGCCGTATTTGCGCCCCGCGGAGATCGACGCCGTGCTCGCCCGCAGAGAGAAGCTGGTCCAACTGCTCGAGAAGCGGATTCAGGAGCAGGGAGAGAACCGGGTGCTGTTCGGCATGCGTTAGTTTGCATTCGTGCACCGTGGCGCCGAGCGCGCGGGTCACAACGCCCTCGCGCTCGGGCATCGCCATCCTGGGCAGACGCGACTGTCGCGAGTCCTCAAGCTCGCCTAGAAACGCGACGCCGTGAGCACGACGTCGGCCCGCTTCCACGCCTGCTGGAAACGCTTTTCGACTTCGGCGGCTTCTGCAGTCTTGCCTTGCGCCTTCAAGCTCTGCATGAGACCGAGGAGCGACCAGCCGTTTTCGCGATAGTGACGCAGATCTTCGCGGTACACAGCTTCCGCCTCGGGAGCGCGTCCGGCTTCCAGCAGCACTGCGCCCAGCCAATGACGAACGGGATACGGCCAGTCGGCGGGCTCGTCGTAGGTGAGCGTGTCTTCGATGGCCACCGCTTTCTTCAGGTGCTCAACGGCGGCATCGGTCTTGCCCTGGCGCGCCGCAATCTCACCCGCCAGCGAATGGCTGGCGATCTCGGTGACTTGCGCCGCCTTGTTGTTGCCGACGGCGAAGTCCTTCAGTTCGGGTTTGGCGGAAATCTGGTTGAGCTGCGCCAGCTCTTTCTCGGCGTCGGACAGCTGCTTCTTGCCGGCATACGCCATGCCGCGGGCGTAATGCCAGATGGCTTCGAGGAAGGGCGTTTTTCCGGGAAGTGGTTCCTTCAGGATGTCGTCCCAAAGGCCGAAGCGCACCATGGTGTACAAGGGCGTGACGGCGATGCCCTGGGCGAACGAAGGCGCCGTGCTCATATCCTCCGGCAGCGTAGTGGCCGCCTTGCGCGCTGAGGAGAGCGCGCGCTGGCTGCGGCCCTCAAACAGCGTGGCCCAGTTCAAGAAGTGAATGTTGTGCGGGTAGTAGCCGACGAAGTAGAGCCCTTTGGCATCGGTCCGGGCGAAATAAGCTTCGTCAGCCAGGATGCCGCGCTCGTTGGCCATGTCCGCTTCATCGTAGCGGCCCACGCGGATCCAGATGTGGCCGGGCATGTGAACCAGGTGGCCGGCTTCCGGGGCGAGCGTCGCCAGGCGTTCCGCGCTGGGGATGGCGCGGTCCGGGTCCGTGGCTTCCACGATGTGGATGTGGTAATGGTTCGCGCCGGCGTGCTCGGGGTGCTTGGCGAGAGCGTTCTCAATAGCGCGAATCGCGTCTTCGGTACCCGGGTGCGGCTTGCCGTCCTTGGTCCAGTAATTCCAGGGCATGGTTTCCATGAGGGCAGCAGCGTAAAGGACCAGCGCATCCGCGTCCTCGGGATAGCGCGCCGCGACCCTGGCCATGGCTTCGGCGTACTTCTGGTTGAGGGCTTTCTGGTCGGCGTCCTTGTCGGCGGAATAACGGACAGCGAGGGCGCCGATGAACGCGCGCTCGGATTCCGTCGCGCCCGCGGCCAGCGAGCGCGCTTTCTCCACAGCCTGGTGCGCGATGTGGTTGCGATCGGCGTCGCCAGCGTCGTTGATGTTGGGTCCGAGGGCCAGCGCTTCGCCCCACCACGCCATGGCCAGCTTGGGGTCGTGCTTCTGCGCCTCGCGGAAGCTGCGGATGGCTTCGGCGTGATTGAAAGCGTAGACCAGGCGAAGTCCCTGATCGAAATAGCGCTGCGCCATCGCTGACTGAGTGCTCACGGGGTGATGCCATTCGCCAACGGCATCGAACTGGAGCGCAGGCTCCTGCGTGGGTTTTGGGTTCTCTACCGGGTGCTGGTGCTGGCCAAACGCCGGTACAGTCGCCCAGCAGAAGAGAACAATCGCAGAAAAACGAAAAAGGGACATCTATCACCTCGGGAAAATGGAGAATAGTCGTGCGACGCTGCGGAGACAAAATTCTAGCATCCGAGAGCCGCACATGGGCGAGACAATGGACGAGATTCGTTAGAATCGTGATGAGACCATGACCCAGCCCATGCCCAAATGCTCGTTCGAGGCCAGCAAGCTGATTGTGCGGCTGAATATGACCCTGCCCGCGGACGCGCACGCCATCAACGGCGTGACCGAAGGGGTGATGGCCATGGCGCGCGAGATGGAATGCGCCAAGGGCAAAGAATTCGAAGTGGAGACCGCCCTGCGTGAAGCGCTGGCCAACGCCATCGTGCATGGCGCGCGGGGCGATGTGACCAAGCTCATCCAATGCTGCGTGGCCTGCGACGAGGCCCGCGGCATGCTGATCGTCGTGCGGGATCCGGGCGAGGGCTTCGACCCGGCGTCGGTTCCCAGTCCCATCGTGGGCCAGAATGTGTACTCCAGCCACGGCCGCGGCATCTACCTCATCAACCAGCTGATGGATACGGTGGAGTTCGTCGGCAACGGAACCGAGATCCGCATGATCAAGCGGTAGCTGCTTCGGCGGATTGCCACCCGGGTCGGATGTGTGAGATTGTGCCCGGACCCCAAAGGAAAAGAGGAAGGAGATGACCGTGGAACGTCTCCGAGTAGCGACGCTGCAGTATTTCATCCGGCCGGTGCAAACCTTCGAGCAGTTCCGGGACCAGGTTGCGGCGCTGGTGGAAACCGCGGCGGACTACGACTGCGGCTTGCTGGTGTTTCCCGAGTACTTCACCGTCCAATTGTTGACTCTGGGCGACATCAAGAGACCGATCCAGGATCAGATCCGTGATCTGGCGGCGCAAAAGACCCGCTACGTGGACCTGATGTCGGGCCTGGCGCGCAAGTATCAGCTTTACATCGCGGGCGGAAGCATGCCGGTGCAGGAAGATTCCGGGGCCATTCACAATGACGGGTTCTTCTTCAGCCCGTCGGGAGACTTTGGGGTCCAGGGAAAACTGCACATGACGAGGTTCGAGAAGGAAGACTGGAAGATCGCACCACGCTCGCGACTAAGAATATTCGAGACCAAGTTCGGCCGCATGGCCATCGCCATATGCTATGACGTCGAGTTCCCGGAAATCGTTCGGGCGGCGGCCCGCGAAGGCGCACACATCCTGTTGGTGCCCAGCTGCACCGACGATCGCCAAGGCTACCTGAGGGTGCGGTATTGCGCACAAGCGCGGTGCATCGAAAACC from Terriglobales bacterium encodes:
- a CDS encoding LemA family protein → MTLLVVFGMSVVVLLVMVAAVYNRLVKFSVRTDSAWADIDVQLKRRHDLIPNLVSVVKGYATHESTTFENVTRLRTQAMEAQGPAQRSVAEGQLTAALRGLFAVAEGYPQLRASDNFLSLQHSLSEVEDALQNARRYYNAVVRDLNTAVQSFPTNLVAGLFQFQTRAFFEVATTAERQPADVRF
- a CDS encoding tetratricopeptide repeat protein, which produces MKRFFAPVVFSLLVSLVGTAQQVSISDARTPAELRIAAAERVIAAKPGSYEAYNDLALGWARRARETSDTAFYAKAGEAVRKSLELMPGNFEAQKLEVWLLLGGHEFAQALEKAKALNQQVPDDLQVYGFLTDANTELGNYQDAIDAAQWMLNLRPGNVPGLTRAAYLRELSGDVEGALELMEMALQSTPPNESEDLAWTRTQMGHLELMRGNPAGAEAHLMEALGLFPGYHYALANLGRVRAAQGRRGEAVDLLRRRYEAAPHAENLYDLAEALERAGRQSEARRAFAEFEAKALKESEKWDNANRELVFYYADHARKAAEALKIAAWESSRRHDVHTLDAYAWALYRNGRYAEASKQMRKALEVGVRELRLFQHAASIARAAGHRAEALEYLRQAQELDPAQGAMRASSGR
- a CDS encoding carbon-nitrogen hydrolase family protein, whose amino-acid sequence is MERLRVATLQYFIRPVQTFEQFRDQVAALVETAADYDCGLLVFPEYFTVQLLTLGDIKRPIQDQIRDLAAQKTRYVDLMSGLARKYQLYIAGGSMPVQEDSGAIHNDGFFFSPSGDFGVQGKLHMTRFEKEDWKIAPRSRLRIFETKFGRMAIAICYDVEFPEIVRAAAREGAHILLVPSCTDDRQGYLRVRYCAQARCIENQMYAVLSHTVGSLPMVPAVSLNYGQASILTPSDFPFSRDGILAEGNPNQEMMVIGELNLQTIAESRAEGTVLPLLDSGRSAELVAQPEVIQL
- a CDS encoding mechanosensitive ion channel family protein produces the protein MPSSFSYRELLPALISAGGLLLALWLLLWLAGRGVRRWALAMGREGAANLAEIRQWEKQLNKVLRRTIGAVAGVATLMILLRGSGLHGLKRLDWGDVEGWALGPGLRILMIVVGAYALNRVVRLSMGHLPGLMVPAEGPRTAIVEREKRAHTVSRLLGKLVTVLVMSLAGLMVLRELGVDIVPILTGAGIAGLAVGFGAQHLVRDIISGFFIILENQIRVGDIVNINGKGGLVEAIRLRTTVIRGFDGTVHIFPNGAITEVSNLTKDYSYYVIDMGVAYKENVDRVMQVLREVGDQMQKDPAFGEKILAPLDVVGVDEFADSAVVIKMRIKTLPLEQWNVGRELRRRIKNTFDQQGIEIPYPHVSVYFGEASRPFSVDMAERMRDFEAQEHPASKRAD
- a CDS encoding ATP-binding protein, giving the protein MTQPMPKCSFEASKLIVRLNMTLPADAHAINGVTEGVMAMAREMECAKGKEFEVETALREALANAIVHGARGDVTKLIQCCVACDEARGMLIVVRDPGEGFDPASVPSPIVGQNVYSSHGRGIYLINQLMDTVEFVGNGTEIRMIKR